The stretch of DNA TGACGAAGGCCACGCGCTTGCGGAGCTTGTCCCCCGCGTGCGCGGCGACGTTGTCGTGCTGGGTGATGTCCAGGACCGAGGGAGTGGTCGTCATGGTCGGTTCCTCCCGATGAGCCTCTGCCGATGAGCGCGGTCGACCGCCGGCCGGCACATCCTGGCAAATCCCCATCGCGGAGTCAAACGGCGTACAATCCCCGTTCGTGCGTCTGCCCATCTTCTACGGCTGGATCATCGTGGCCGTCGTCTTCGTCACCATGGGGGTAGGCGTCAACGCCCGCACCGCGTTCTCGCTGCTCTTCCCGCCCATCCTGGCCGAGTTCGGCTGGGAGCGCGGCGTCACCGCCGGCGCGTTCTCGTTCGGCTTCCTGGTCTCGGCCGCGCTCAGCCCCTCGCTGGGCCGCCTGATGGATCGCCGCGGGCCGCGCGTGGTGATCGAGCTCGGCGTGCTCCTGATCGGCACCGGCCTGCTGCTCGCGACGCAGGTGACGCGCCCGTGGCACCTCTACGCCACGCTCGGGGTGATGGTGGGCGGCGGCAGCGTCTGCCTGGGCTACACCGGCCAGTCGCTGTTCCTGCCCGACTGGTTCGTGCGGCGCCGCGGCCTCGCGATGAGCCTGGCCTTCTCCGGCGTGGGCGTGGGATCGATGATCATCCTGCCGTGGAGCCAGGCCCTCATCGGCCGCTCGGGCTGGCGCGCGGCGTGCTGGGCGCTGGGCCTGCTCGTCCTGCTGCTGCTCGTCCCGCTGAATCTCCTGCTGCGCCGGCGGCCCCAGGACCTGGGCCTCGAGCCCGACGGCGACCGCGCCGCCGCCGGCGCCGCCGCGGCGCGGCCCTCCAACGTGGTGGACGCGGCGTGGGCCGCGGTGGACTGGACGCTGGCCCGCGCCAGCCGCACCGCGCGCTTCTGGTGGATCGCAAGCGGCTACTTCCTCGGACTCTTCGCGTGGTACGCGGTGCAGGTGCACCAGACCAAGTACTTGATCGAGATCGGCTTCACGCCCGGCGACGCGGCGTGGGCGCTCGGCTTCGTGAGCCTGGCCGGCATCCCCGGCCAGATCGCCCTCGGCTGGTTGTCGGACCGCATCGGCCGCGAGTGGGTCTGGACGGTCGGCGCCCTCGGCTTCGCGATCTGCTACGCGACGCTGCTGCTCCTGGCCGCCTCACCCACCATGCCGCTGCTCTACGTGATGGTGATCGCCCAGGGCATGCTCGGCTACGGCCTCACCTCGGTGGTGGGCGCGATTCCCGCCGAGATCTTCCAGGGCCGGCACTACGGCTCGATCTTCGGCACGCTCATGCTGTCCTCGATCGCGGGCGGCGCGGTCGGCCCGTGGCTCACCGGCGTGCTCTACGACCGCACCGGCAGCTACACCCTGCCCTTCTGGATCGCGATCGCCTGCTGCGTGGTCTCGGCGGTGACGATCTGGCTCGCCGCGCCCCGCAAGGTGCGCGCGGTGTCCGGGCGCCTGCGCGCGAGCGTCTGAGGCGGGCCGGATGCGGTATCCTGCGCCGTGTACCTGAACCGCCGGCTGTGGGCCTTCACGGAGGGCGTGCGCCTCCGCATCGTGGGCGCCACGCTGGCCGGCCTCCTCGCCGTCCTGCTCGGCACCGCGCGTCTCGCCCTGCTCGGCTGGGTGCTGGGCCGGGTGCTCGCCGGCGACGGGCTCGGCCATCTCGTCTGGCCGGTCGCGGGCGTGGCCGCGCTGATCGCGCTGCGCGGCCTGCTCGAGTACGGCCGCGCCATGGTGGCCCACCACACCGCGGCGGGCGTGCAGGCGCGGCTTCGCGGACGCATCTACGAGCAGATCACCGCGCTCGGCCCCGCCCACTTCACCCAGGCCCGCACCGGCGACGTCATCCTGTCGGTGGTCGAGGGCGTGCAACAGCTCGAGGTCTACTTCGGGCAATACCTGCCCCAGCTCTTCGTCTCCGCGCTGACTCCGCTGCTGATCTTCGCGGTCGTGCTCGCCATCGATTCGCCGCTCGCGGTGGTGTTCCTGCTCGCCGCGATCGCGACCTTCGTCCTGCCCGCGCTCTGGCACGGCTGGGACAGCCGCAACAGCCTCGAGCGCTCCCGGGCCTACAAGACGTACGGCGCCGAGTTCCTCGACGCGATCCAGGGGCTGCGCACCCTCGCCGCCTTCGGCCAGAGCCGCTCGCGGGCCCGCCTCCTGGAAGAGCGCGGCCACTCCCTCTTCCAGGCCACCATGTGGCTGCTCGGCACCAACACGCTCGCGCGCGGGATCAGCGACGTGTGCATCGCGCTGGGCGCCGCGGTCGCCCTCGCGGTGGGCGTGTACCGCGTGCAGGGTGGCGCCATGGAGCTGACCGCGCTGGTAGTGGTGCTGATGCTCGGCGTCGAGATCTTCCGCCCGCTGCGCGAGCTGCGCGTGGTCCTCCACCAGGGCATGCTCGGCCTCTCCGCCGCCCAGGGCATCCTGGAGCTCCTGGCCGTGCAGCCCCAGGTCACCGACCTTCCATCCCGCGAGCCCACCGGTCCCGATCGCCCGCTCCAACCGTCGCTCGCGTTCGAGAACGTCACCTTCCGCTATCCGGGCGGCCGCCGCGCCGCGCTGGACGCCCTGTCGCTGCGGGTGGCGCCCGGCGAGCGGGTGGGCGTGGTGGGGGCGAGCGGCGCGGGCAAGTCGACCATCTCGCGGCTGCTGCTCCGCTTCGCGGATCCGACCACCGGGCGCGTGACCATCGGCGGGCACGATCTGCGCGATCTGTCCCTGCGCGATCTGCGACGGATGATCGCGGTGGTCAGCCAGGACACCTATCTCTTCCACGGCACCGTCGAGGAGAACCTGCGCATGGGCCGGCCCGACGCCAGCCAGGCGGAGCTGGAGGACGCCGCGCGCCACGCCCACATCCACGAGGCGATCGCGGCGCTGCCGCAGGGCTACCAGACCGTGGTGGGCGAGCGTGGGGTGCGGCTCTCGGGCGGCCAGCGCCAGCGCATCGCGATCGCCCGCGCGCTCCTGCGCGACGCGCCCATCCTGATCCTGGACGAGGCGCTCTCCTCGGTGGACGCGGAGAGCGAGGCCGCGATCCAGGACGCGCTCGATCGGCTGATGCGCGGGCGCACCACCCTGATCTTCGCCCACCGGCTCTCGAGCATCATCGGCGCCGACCGCATCCTGGTGCTCGACGAGGGGCGCGTGGCCGAGAGCGGCACCCACGCGACGCTGATGGCCCGCGACGGCGTCTACCGGCAGCTCATGGCCGGCCAGGCCGGCGGCGAGGCGGACGGGACGCTGCACGACGACGCCGTCACCGCCGACCGCGAGACGAGCCCGACCCCTCATGCCGCAGCCGCGCCGACGGAGGACACGCCCGCGGTGCTGCGCGCGGCCGGCCCGGGCTGGCGGGAGGTGGGCCGCATCCTCTTCGCGCTGGCCCGGGGCTATCACGCGCGCCTCGTGGTCACGTTCGTGCTCGGGGTGGCCCGCGTGGCCGCCCTGATCGGGGTCGGCCTGCTCGGCGCCCTGGTGGTGCGCGCGGTGAGCCGCGGCGAGTCCGCGCGGCTGCTGCTGATCGCGCTCCTGGTGGTGGCCCCGCTGGCCGGCGTGCTGCACTGGATCGAGTCGTGGCTCGCCCACGACATGGCCTATCGCCTGCTCGCCGACATGCGGATGCGCTTCTTCCGGAAGCTGGTCGATCTCGGGCCGGCCTATCTCTCGTCGCGCCGGACCGGCGATCTGCTCGGCGTGGCCACCCACGACATCGAGCTGATCGAGTACTTCTTCGCCCACACCATCACCCCCGGCCTGGTCGCGGTGCTGGTGCCCGCGGTGGTGCTGGCCACGCTGGGCGTCTTCGGCTGGCCCATGGCGCTCGCGGTGCTGCCCTTCCTGGCCTACGCCGCGCTGAGCCCGGTGCTGGGCCGCGGGCGCATCGACCGGCTGAGCGGGCGCGCTCGAGAGGCCTCGGGCGAGCTGAACGCCCACGCGGTGGATTCGATCCAGGGCCTCGCCGAGATCGTGGCGTTTCAGCAGGAGGCCCGGCGCGGCGAGGCGCTCGCCGCGCGGGCCCGCGCCTACGCGGAGGCGCGCATGCCGTTCCTCGCCGACCTCGCGCGGCAGTCCGCGATGCAGGACGTGGCCACCGGCCTGGGCGGTCTCGCGGTCACGGTCGTGGGCGCGTCCCTGGTCGCGGCCGGCCGGCTCGAGGCCGCGATGCTGCCCCTGCTCACGCTGCTCGCCATGTCCGCCTTCGTGCCGGTGTGGGAGATCGCCCAGGTCGGCCGGCAGCTGGCCGACACGCTCGCGGCCACGCGGCGCGTGCACGCGGTCCACGCCGAGCCGGTGCTGATCGCCGACGGCCCCGGCGTGCGGCTGCCCGGCCCGCGGCGCGAGGAGGCGGCGACCATCGCGCTCCACGACGTGACGTTCACGTATCCCG from Candidatus Methylomirabilota bacterium encodes:
- a CDS encoding MFS transporter, whose translation is MRLPIFYGWIIVAVVFVTMGVGVNARTAFSLLFPPILAEFGWERGVTAGAFSFGFLVSAALSPSLGRLMDRRGPRVVIELGVLLIGTGLLLATQVTRPWHLYATLGVMVGGGSVCLGYTGQSLFLPDWFVRRRGLAMSLAFSGVGVGSMIILPWSQALIGRSGWRAACWALGLLVLLLLVPLNLLLRRRPQDLGLEPDGDRAAAGAAAARPSNVVDAAWAAVDWTLARASRTARFWWIASGYFLGLFAWYAVQVHQTKYLIEIGFTPGDAAWALGFVSLAGIPGQIALGWLSDRIGREWVWTVGALGFAICYATLLLLAASPTMPLLYVMVIAQGMLGYGLTSVVGAIPAEIFQGRHYGSIFGTLMLSSIAGGAVGPWLTGVLYDRTGSYTLPFWIAIACCVVSAVTIWLAAPRKVRAVSGRLRASV
- a CDS encoding ABC transporter ATP-binding protein: MYLNRRLWAFTEGVRLRIVGATLAGLLAVLLGTARLALLGWVLGRVLAGDGLGHLVWPVAGVAALIALRGLLEYGRAMVAHHTAAGVQARLRGRIYEQITALGPAHFTQARTGDVILSVVEGVQQLEVYFGQYLPQLFVSALTPLLIFAVVLAIDSPLAVVFLLAAIATFVLPALWHGWDSRNSLERSRAYKTYGAEFLDAIQGLRTLAAFGQSRSRARLLEERGHSLFQATMWLLGTNTLARGISDVCIALGAAVALAVGVYRVQGGAMELTALVVVLMLGVEIFRPLRELRVVLHQGMLGLSAAQGILELLAVQPQVTDLPSREPTGPDRPLQPSLAFENVTFRYPGGRRAALDALSLRVAPGERVGVVGASGAGKSTISRLLLRFADPTTGRVTIGGHDLRDLSLRDLRRMIAVVSQDTYLFHGTVEENLRMGRPDASQAELEDAARHAHIHEAIAALPQGYQTVVGERGVRLSGGQRQRIAIARALLRDAPILILDEALSSVDAESEAAIQDALDRLMRGRTTLIFAHRLSSIIGADRILVLDEGRVAESGTHATLMARDGVYRQLMAGQAGGEADGTLHDDAVTADRETSPTPHAAAAPTEDTPAVLRAAGPGWREVGRILFALARGYHARLVVTFVLGVARVAALIGVGLLGALVVRAVSRGESARLLLIALLVVAPLAGVLHWIESWLAHDMAYRLLADMRMRFFRKLVDLGPAYLSSRRTGDLLGVATHDIELIEYFFAHTITPGLVAVLVPAVVLATLGVFGWPMALAVLPFLAYAALSPVLGRGRIDRLSGRAREASGELNAHAVDSIQGLAEIVAFQQEARRGEALAARARAYAEARMPFLADLARQSAMQDVATGLGGLAVTVVGASLVAAGRLEAAMLPLLTLLAMSAFVPVWEIAQVGRQLADTLAATRRVHAVHAEPVLIADGPGVRLPGPRREEAATIALHDVTFTYPGRARPALTQVSFTVPAGATVALVGPSGAGKTTIASLLLRFWDPTSGSITLAGHDLRAWSLDDLRGHIALVAQDTHLFNDTLGGNIRIARPEATPTEVAAAIERASLTSLVRTLPEGLDTRVGERGVQLSGGQRQRVAIARAFLRDAPVLILDEATSHLDAVNEHVVQEALLSLARARTTIVIAHRLSTVRAADQIVVLDEGRVVEQGRHDELLRRRGLYARLVSRQVAAAVAS